The genomic window GCGCGGCGGCCCACATCACCACCCGCCTGCGCGCCTTCGGCTGACCCGCGCCAGCGCGACCGCGGACCCGGCCCCTGCCCCGGGGGCCGGGCCACGGCTGCGCCACCACCTCCGCGCCACGACCTCCGCGCCAGCACCTCCGCGCCAGCACCTCCGCGCCACGACCTCCGCGCCACGACCTCCGCGCCACCACCTCCGCGCCCGCCCCGGGATCCCCGCCGCACGGCCCCTTCGGTGAGATGCTCGACCCCGTCGCGCCGCCCCTGACCTGGGCGGCCTCTGATTGCGGGCAGACCCGGACGGGCGAGGGAAGGGCGCGGATGACGTCGCAGCAGATCTTCATCGGGGCCGGCCTGATCGTGGTGCTCGCCGTGGGCGGGCAGGTGCTGGCGGCCCGGCTGCGGATCCCGGCGATCATCGTGCTGCTGCCTCTCGGCTTCGCCGCGGGCGCGATCACCGACGACGTCCACCCGGACCGCATCCTCGGCCCCGCCTTCGCCCCGCTCGTCTCGCTGGCCGTCGCGGTGATCCTCTACGACGCGGGCCTCGGGCTGGACCTGCGGCACCTGCGCGGCGACACCCGGCGGGTGGTCAACCGCCTGGTCTGGGGCGGCCTGGTGCTGACCACCGTGATCGCGGGGGTCACCGCGGCCCCGCTGCTGGGGCTCTCCGCCCAGGCCGCCGCCATGCTCGGGGTGATCCTGGTGGTCTCCGGCCCCACCGTGGTCGGACCGCTGCTGACCTTCGTCCGCCCGGAGGTGCGGCTGCAGCGGATCCTGCTCTGGGAGGGCTCGCTGATCGACGCGGTCGGCGGCATCGCCGGCGCGCTGGTCTTCCACGCGCTGCTCAACGACCGCCGGCACGGCCTGGGCGGCGGCAGCGGGCAGTTCCTGGCCAGCATCGGCATCGGGCTGCTCGGCGGTGCAGTCGGCATCGCGCTGCTCTGGTGGCTGCTGGTGCGCCTGCGGCTGGGCGAGATCCTGGGCACGACCGTCCAACTGGCGGTCGTGATCGGGGTCGCCGCCGGCTGCGACGCGATCCGCGACGACACCGGACTGATCGCGGCGATCGCGACGGGGGTGGCGGTGGCGACCCTGCCCGACTTCCACTTCGCGATCCGCCGGCCGTTCTTCGAGGCACTGGTCTCGCTGGTGGTCGGCGTGCTGTTCATCTCGATCTCCGCCACCGTGACCTGGGACTCGCTGCGGCCGGTCGTGCTGCCCGCGCTGGGCCTGGTGGCCGTGCTGGTGGTGGTCGCCCGCCCGCTGCTCGCCTCCCTCTGCACGATCGGCACCGAGCTGTCCGAGGGCGAACGGGCCTTCCTGGGCTGGATGGCGCCGCGCGGCATCGTCGCGGCAGCCACCGCGGCCACCTTCTCCGCCGGGCTGGCGTCGGCCGGGATCGGCGGGGCCGCGAAGATCCTGCCCGCCACCTTCCTGGTGATCGTCGCGACCGTCACCCTCTACGGGTTCACCGCCACCCCGGTGGCCCGACTGCTGGGCGTGGTGCGCCCGGCCCGCACCCGGCCGCTGCTGGTGGGCGGCGACCCGTGGGTGCTGGAGCTCGGCCGACTGCTGCGCGCGGCCGGGCTGGAGGCACTCCTGTGGGCCGGGCGCACCACGCAGCGCGAGCGGATCGCCGCGGCCGGTCTGGACCTGGCCGAGGGCGACCTGCTGGACTGCGCCAGCGGGGAGGGCGCCGAGACCGAGAGCATCACCGCCGTCTACCTGCTCACCGGAGACGACGAGTTCAACGCCCTGGTGGCCGTGCTGCTGGCACAGGACGAGGACCGGGAGGTCTACCGGCTGGCCCCGGCCGAGCCGATGCAGCACGGCGCCGAGGCCGGTCCCAGCGGTGCCGTGCTGTTCGGCGCCGGGCTGACCGGCGCCGACCTGGCCGACCGCTTCGCCCACGGCGCCCGGCTCACCACCCGTCCCGCCACCACCGGCCTCCCGCCCGGCCACGACCTGCTCTTCACCGTGGCCCCGGACGGCCGCCTGCTCCCGGGCGGCCCCGGCCCCGCCGGGAAGCCGGGCACCGCCGCGGTGCAGATCCTGCTCGGCCCGGCGGCCGGGCACCGGTGACCGGACCGGCCCCGGCCCCTGCCCGACCGCTCACTGCGGCCGGTCCGCTGCCGCGGCCGAGTCGGCCGGCAGGAGTGGCTGCAGTGCTCCGAGGGCGGCGCCGACGCAGATGTCGCGCAGTTGGGTGCGGGTGCAGGTCTCCTCGGTGAGCCAGTCGACGCAGAGGATCTGGACGAAGACCAGCCAGCTCTTCAGCACGCCGGAGACCGCTTCGCGGGCGGACGCGTCGGCGAGCGGCAGCACGGTGAGCAGCCGGGCACGCAGGGCGTCCAGTTCGTTGGTCATGATGGTCCCGATCACCGGGTCGCCGGCGAGCACCCGGTTGGCGGCGAGGACGGCGTTGCGGTTCGCGACGAAGTAGTCCAGGTGCACGTCCATGCCCTGGACGAGCTGGTCCACCAGGGACTCGGCGGGATCGATCCGGGTCTCGGCGAGCAGCCGGTCCGAGGCCTGCCGGTACACCGCCGCGAAGAGCGCGTGCTTGTTCGGGAAGTGGCGGTAGAGCAGCGCCCGGGAGACACCCGCCGCTTCGGCCACCTGCTCCATCTGCACGTCGTCGTAGGGGTGGGCGGCGAACAGCCGGGCGCCGACGGCCAGGAGCTGGTCCCGGCGGTCGGCGGGGGTGAGGCGCTGGCGGGGAGGCATGGCGGAATCTTACTTGACACATGTCTACCAGGGTCTACCTTAGTGGACACATGTCTACTAAGGCGGGGTGGAAATCATGGCCAGGACCCTCCGGGTGCTCGTGCAACTGATGGGCTGGGCGTGCGTGGCGATCGGGCTGTTCCACGTGCTGCTCGGCAACGCCGCGATCCCCGGCGCGGGCGGCGCCGGGGTGACGGTCGACAGCTGGGGCCGCTTCATGGGGGCGGGCTTCGCCGGGTACGGGCTGGCGTGGCTCTGGGCCGCTCGGTAGCGCCCGATCCCGGCGGCGGCGGTGCGGGTGCTGGCCGGCGTCCTCCTGCTCGGCGCGGCGGGCCGGCTGCTCTCGCTGGCCCGGTACGGCTGGCCGCAGTGGTTCCAGATCGCCCTGACCGTGATCGAACTCGTCCTGCCGCCCGTCTGCTTCCTGCTGGCCGACGCGGAGGAGCGGGTGGCGTCGGCGCACGCGGCGCCGGTGCGCTGAGGGGGCTCGGCGCACCGGCGGCCGGTGAAGCGTCAGGTATCGGTCCCGGTCAGCCGACTCCGCTGCCCGTCCCCGTGCCCGTGCCCGTCCCCGTGCTGGTGCCCGTGCCGGTGCTGCCCGTGCTGCCCGCGGGTGCCACGCCGGTGCCCGTGCCCAGGAGCCGGCCCTTGGCCGCCTGGTACTCGTGCTCGGTCAGGGCGCCGCTGGCCTTGAGGTCGGCGAGTCTGGCCAGCTGATCGACGTGGGATCCGGATCCGCCGTCTCCCGGCGCCCCGGCCGCGTCACGGATGTACTGCTTGACGGCCGCGTCCGTCTGCCGGGCCTGCTCGCGATCGCGTTCGGCCATCGACTTTCCGCGCACGATCACGTAGAGCAGGATGCCGAGGAAGGGCAGCAGGATGACCAGGACGATCCAGCCGGCCTTGGCCAGGCCGCCCATGTCATGGCTGCGGAAGATGTCGGAGATGACCTTGAAGAGGAGGAACAGCCAGAGGATCCAGAGGAAGAACTCCAGCATGGTCCAGAAGAGGTTGAGCAGGGGGTAATCGGTCATGTCGGCTCCTGGTGTGGCTGGGCCTGCCCCGAGCGGACCATTCAGGCATATCAGCCAGGTGGCAGGCCTGCGACCGGTGGCGCAGCCGTGCCGGAATCACGGTGCCCAACCCTCTGGGCGGGCAAAGACCACGCAAAGGCCGACCCGCGGCGGGCCGGATCCGCGAAATCCACCACTGGTTTCTGTTCCCAGTGACACCGAGCGACGACAGACTGTTCAACTATGATGATCAACCAGGATGTTCTTCCGATTGCTGACGGTGTCTATGCCCGCCTGACCACGCCGAGTGCCGGCTGGGGGCTCTCCAACGGCGGGCTCATCGCCTGCCCCAGCGGCCCGGCCGCCTGGGTCGACGCCCCCTATGACCGGCGTCTGGCGGAGGAGTTCCGCGTCGCGAGCGCCCCGCTGCTCGCGCCCGGCGGCACCGTCGAGTCCGTCTTCGTCACCCACGGCAACGGCGACCACCTGTGGGGCGCCTCGGTGCTGCCGGAGGCGGAGATCATCGCCACCGAGGAGACGGTCCACCACATCGAGTTCGACCCCGACCCGGCCACTATGCGTGCGCTGGTGCACAGCGGCGCCACCGACCCGGTCACCCGCTACCTGCTGCGGCACTTCGGCGGGTTCGACTGGTCGGACTGCGTGCCGGTGCTGCCCACCCGGACCTTCACCGGCGAACTCGACCTGCAGGTCGGCCGGATCCCCGTCCGGTTGCGCACGGTCGGCCCCGCGCACACCAGCGGCGACCTGATCGTCCACCTGCCCGAGCAGCAGGTCGTCTTCGCCGGCGACGTCATCTTCGCGAGCACCGACGAGCAGCCGGGCGACCACGTCGTGCACTGGGCCGGCCCGCTGTCCGGCATCATCCGGGCCTGCCAGGACATCCTGGACACCGGGGCGCAGACCATCGTCCCCGGTCACGGCCCGCTGCTGGACCGGGCCGGGGTGCGTTCCCACATCTCCTACCTGGAGTACCTCGCCGAGCGGGCCGGGGCCCTGCACAGCGCCGGGTTCACCCCCTACGAGGCGGCCCGGCAGCTGGCGACCGAGCGCCGCTACCCGGAACTCGGCCTGGTGGAACGCCTGCTGGTCACCCTCAGCAGCGAGTACCGGTACCTGGACGGCAGCACCGAGACCCCGAACCCGCTCGCCGTCGCCGGCCAGATGGCTCAGCTGGCCTGGGAGCTGGAGGAGTCCGCCTGACCGACGCGGTGCCTACCAGGGCAGCGGACCACCGGCGGCGAAGAATCCGCCGGTCGGTCCGTCCGGCCCCAGCAGCGCCATCCTGACGATGATCTCGGCGCCCTCCTCGACGGTCTGGTGGCCCGCGCGCCCGTTCAGGTCCGTCGCGGTGTAGCCCGGCTCCACCGCGTTGATCCGGATGTCCGGGAACGCCTTCGCGTACTGCACGGTGACCATGTTGAGCGCGGTCTTGGACGCGGGGTAGGCGACGCCCGGGAACCCATGCGCCACGTCCTGCGGGTCGCTGACCCGGGTCAGCGAGGCCAGGCCGCTGCTGACGTTGACCACGACCGGGGCCGCGGAGCGCCGCAGCAGCGGCAGGAACGCGTGCGTCACCCGGACCACCCCGAAGACGTTCGTCTCGAACACCGAGCGCATCGTGTCGGCGGTCAGCTCGGCGGCGCCGATGGTCGAGTTGTCCGGCCCGTGCTGCTCCACGCCGGCGTTGTTGACCAGGACGTCCAGACCGCCCGCGGCCTCGACGGTCCGCACCGCCGCGGCGACGGAGGCGTCGTCGGTGACGTCGAGCAGGACCAGTCGGGCCCCCAGCGCCTCGGCGGCCCGGCGCCCGCGCTCCTCGTCCCGGCTGCCGAGGTGGACGGTGTGGCCGGCGGCGACGAGCCGTCGGGCGGTCTCGAAGCCGAGACCCTTGTTGGCGCCGGTGATCAGTGTTGTCGTCATGCCCCGAGCCTGCCCCCCGGCCACCGGGTCCAGCCAGCTGCCCGCTCTTCCTGGGACTGGTGGTACCAGGCAGTTCCCCGGCCGCCGAGGCACACTGGTCCGCATGACCACAGGGGAGTTCGGACCGGCACTGCGCCGCTGGCGCGACCGGGTCGCGCCGGTGGACGCCGGGCTGCCCGGCGGCGGGCACCGGCGCGCGGCCGGCCTGCGCCGCGAGGAACTGGCCCTGCTGGCCGGGATCTCCGTCGACTACGTCACCCGGCTCGAACAGGGGCGCGCCGCCAATCCGTCGGCGCAGGTCGTCGAGGCCCTGGCCAGGGCGCTGCGACTGTCGGCCGCCGAGCGCGCCCACCTGTACCTGTTGGCCGGGCTGGCACCGCCGGGCCCGCTGACGGTGCCCACCCACATCACCGCGAGCGTCCAGCGGCTGCTGGACCGGCTGACCGGCACCCCCGTCGCCGTCTTCGACGCGAGCTGGACGCTGCTGCTGGCCAACCCGCCCTACGCGGCCCTGATGGGCGACCCGTCGGGCCGGCGCGGCAACGAGCGCAACGGCGTGTGGCGCAACCTGCTCGGACCGGGCGGCCGGGTGCGGCACACCGAGCAGGAGCGGCCGCGCTTCCAGAGTGCGCTCGTCGCCGACCTGCGCGAGGCCGCCGCCCGCTACCCGGCCGACCAGCGGCTGCGCGGGCTCGTCGCCGAGCTGCGCGCGAAGAGCGAGCGGTTCGCCGAACTGTGGGACTCCGGCGCGGTCGACCGGCACGAGGCCGCGCGCAAGACCATCGACCACCCGCAGGTCGGCCCGCTCACGCTGGACTGCGACACGCTCACCGTGGCCGGCAGCGACCTGCGCATCATGGTCTACACCGCCGAGCCCGGCACACCGGACGCCGACCGGCTGGCGCTGGTCGTGACCCTGGGCACCCAGAACCTGGGCACCGAGAACCTGGGCACCCAGGACCTCAGCACCGAAAACCTGAGCACCCAGAACCTCAGCACCGAGAACCTCAGCACCGAGAACCGGGGCACCCAGAGCCTCGGCACCCGGAACGTCGACGTGTGAAGCCCGAGCACCCGGACCCTCAGCGGCCGGCCGGCGGCGGGACCCGGTGGCTCGGGTCCTCCTCGGGGGTGATCTCCCGCGGGCCCCGGGCGAAGGTGTGACAGAACTCGACCGCCTCCTCGAAGGTGATCGCCGGCAGCGGATCGGCGTCCGGCATCGGCACGGCGGAGCCGATCGTGTACCGGTGCCGCGTCACCTCGCCTGCCCACACCGGCGGTTCGGTGCCGGCGAAGGCCAAGGGGCCCGCCGTCCCGCCCAGTTCCCCGGCGACGGTCCACTGTTCGCGCAGTTCCAGCACCCCGGGCTCCGGGCAGTGCCAGCGCAGCCGGGTCACGCAGAGCGAGTCCGCGTTGAACCAGGCGCTCCACCCCCGCCCGTCGCCGAGCAGCCCCAGCTCGGAGGCCTCCATCACGCCATAGGAGAACGGCACACTGCTCCAGTGGCCGACCAGCAGCTCATTCAGGTCCACCCGGCCATCTTCGCACCGGTCGGCGAGCCGTAAATCGGTTGCCACCGCGGGCGGCCGGCTGATCCACTGCCCGGCGGCGCCGCAACGCCCCAGCGCCCCCATCGACCAAGGAGCACACCCATGCGTCCACTGTCTGCGTCCCTCGCCGCCGAAACCATCGCCGAATCGAAGGACCTGACGCACCGTGCACATGCTGAACCTGGGCATCCTGGCGCACATCGACGCCGGTAAGACCAGTCTGACCGAGCGGCTGCTGCACGCCGCCGGAGTCGTCGACGAGTTGGGCAGCGTCGACGACGGCAGTACCCGGACCGACTCGCTGGCGCTGGAACGGCAGCGCGGGATCACCATCAAGGCGGCGGTCGTGTCGTTCGCCGTCCGGGGAGCGACGGTCAACCTCATCGACACCCCCGGCCACCCGGACTTCATCGCCGAGGTGGAACGGGTGCTCGGCGTGCTCGACGGCGCCGTGCTGGTCGTCTCGGCCGTCGAAGGCGTCCAGGCGCAGACCCGCGTGCTGATGCGCACGCTGGAGCGGCTGCGCATCCCGACCCTGCTCTTCGTGAACAAGATCGACCGTCGCGGCGCCGACCGCGACCGGGTGCTGCGCGAGATCGCCGAGCGACTGACCCCGGCCCTGGTGCCCCTCGGATCGGTCACCGGGAGCGGGACGCGCGCGGCGGCCTACGCCCCTTACGCCGACTCCGACCCCGCCTTCACCGCCGCGCTCGTCGACCGGCTCGCCGAGCAGGACGACGAGTTCCTGGCCGCCTACCTCGCGGACGAGGCGAAGGCCTCGGCCGGCGGGCAACTGCGCCGTCGGCTCGCGGCGCTGACCTCGCGCGGGCTGCTCCACCCGGTGCTGTTCGGCTCGGCGATCACCGGCGCGGGCATCGACGCCCTGCTGACCGGCATCGCCACGCTGCTGCCCGCCGCGGGCGTTGACGCCGAGGGCGAGCCCAGCGGCACGGTCTTCAAGGTGGAGCGCGGACCGGCGGGGGAGAAGATCGCCTACGTCCGGATGTTCGCCGGGACGGTCCGCACCCGCGACCAGGTGGGCTTCGGCGCGGGCGACGACCGGCGGGCCGGCAAGGTCACCGCCGTCGAGCTGTTCGAGGACGGCTCCTGCGTGCGGGCCGACGCTCTCGCCGCGGGCCGGATCGGGCGGCTCCGGGGCCTGGGCGAGGTGCGGGTCGGCGATCCGCTCGGCGCGCACCCCGGCCCGGCGGGGGAGCAGCGCCACTTCGCGCCGCCGACCCTGGAGACCGTCGTCGTCCCCCGGGACGGCGCCGGCCGGGCCGCGGTCCATCTCGCGCTGGCCCAACTCGCCGAACAGGACCCGCTGATCAACCTGCGCCAGGACGACCTGCGCGGCGAGGTGTCGGTCTCGCTGTACGGGGAGGTCCAGAAGGAGGTCATCCAGGCCACCCTCGCCGACGAGTACGGGGTCGCGGTCGACTTCCGCGAGACCACCACCATCTGCGTCGAGCGCCTGTGCGGCGCCGGCTCGGCCGTGGAGGTCATCGCCAAGCCGCCGAACCCGTTCCTGGCCACCGTCGGGCTGCGCGTCGAGCCGGGCCCGCCCGACTCCGGGGTGCGGTTCGAACTGGCGGTCGAACTCGGCTCGCTGCCACTGGCGTTCATCAAGACGGTGGAGGAGAGCGTCAGCCGGACCCTGACCCAGGGGCTGCACGGCTGGCAGGTGCTGGACTGCACGGTGACCATGACGCACAGCGGCTACTGGGCCCGCCAGAGCCACGCCCACGGCACCTTCGACGCCAGCATGTCCAGCACTGCCGGGGACTTCCGCCACCTCACGCCGCTGGTGCTGATGGCGGCGCTGCGGCAGGCCGGCACCACGGTCCACGAGCCCGTGCACCGGTTCCGGCTGGAGCTGCCGAACGATGCGTACGGCCCGGTGCTGCCGCTGCTGACCCGGCTCGGGGCCCTCCCGCACGCCCCGGTGCCGCACGGCGCCGGCTGCCTGCTGGAGGGCGAGATCCCCGCCGCCGCGGTCCACCGGCTGGAGCAGCGCCTGCCGGGGCTGACCCGCGGCGAGGCCGTCCTGGAGTACGCCTTCGAGCGCTACCGCCCGGTCCGCGGGGCGACCCCGGAGCGGGCGCGCACGGACCACAACCCGCTGGACCGCAAGGAGTACCTGCTGCACGTCCAGCGCCGGGTCTGACCGCAACGCCGCCGGGAGCCGCACCTGCGTCCCGGTCCACGGGCGCTGAGCCTGGCGCGGCCGAACACCCCAGCCGGGGCCGCCCGTTCACGCGGGCGGCCCCGGTCGATCCGGCTACCCCTTGCCGGCGGTCCGGTAGGTGCACACGTTGACGCCCGTGCTGCCGGTGACCGTGGAGACGAGTTCGAGCGTGCGCAGCGCCCCGTCCTCGGGGAAGATCGACTTCCCGCCGCCGAGCAGCACCGGCATGACCATCAGCCGCAGCTCGTCGACCAGCCCTTCGCCCAGCAGCGCGCGGACCAGGGTGGGGCTGCCCATCACCAGCAGGTCGCCGCCCTCGCTCCGGCGCAGCTGTTCGATCCGGGCCACCGCGTCCTGGCCGGGGATGCGGGTGGAGTTGCGCCAGCCCGGCTCGTCACCGAGGGTGCTGGAGACGACGTACTTGGGGATGGCGTTCATCCGGTCGGCGAAGGGATCGCCGGCCCGCTCGGGCCAGGCGGCGGCCATCGTCTGCCAGGTGCGGCGCCCGAAGAGCAGCGCCTCGGCCGTGGCCAGCGCCTCGGAGAAGGCGCCGCCCACCACCTCCGGGTCGAAGAACGGGTGCGACCAGCCGCCGTGCGCGAAGCCGCCGTCGGTGTCCTCCTCGGCGCCGCCCGGCGCCTGCACCACGCCGTCCAGGCTCATGAACTCGCTGACCACGATGCGCATGGGGTTGCTCCTCGTCCTCGTTCCGGGGTGACGGCACAGCAGACTGCCGCACAGGTGTGACAACCGGTGGGACAACACACCGAACCGCAGCCGTGACGCTCGCAGCCGCGCCGCTCGCAGCCGTGACGCTCAGACCCCCGCCGGCTGGGGGTCGGCCGGGTCCGCGCGGGGCGCGGCCACCGGTGCGTCGGCCGCGTCCGCCAGGAGCAGCTCGTCGAACGGCGCCTGGCCGGACAGCACCCGGTGCAGCTGACCGTGGTCCAGCTCCTTGGTCCAGTGCCCGATCAGCACGGCGGCCACCGCGTTGCCGGCGAAGTTGGTCAGCGCGCGGGCCTCCGACATGAAGCGGTCGATGCCCACGATCAGCCCGACGCCGTCGACCAGTTCGGGCCGGTGCGACTGCAGACCGCCGGCCAGCGTGGCCAGGCCCGCACCGGTGACCCCGGCGGCGCCCTTGCTGGCGATCACCATGAAGACGAGCAGCGAGAGCTGCTGACCGAGCGACATCGGCCTGTCCATCGCCTGCGAGATGAAGATCGAGGACATCGTCAGGTAGATCGCGGTGCCGTCCAGGTTGAACGAGTAGCCGGTCGGCACCGTGATGCCCACCACCGGGCGGCTGACCCCGAGGTGCTCCAGCTTGGCGATCAGGCGCGGCAGCGCGCTCTCCGAGGAGGAGGTGGAGAGGATCAGCAGGAACTCCCGGCCCAGGTAGCGCAGCAGGGCGAGCACGTTGACCCCGGCCACCAGGCGCAGCAGCAGCCCGAGGACGACCACCACGAAGAGCACGCAGGTCAGGTAGAAGCCGATCATGATGACGGCCAGGCTCTTCAGCGCGGCGGTGCCGGTGGCGCCGACCACGGCGGCCATCGCGCCGAAGGCGCCGATCGGGGCGACCCACATGATCATCGACATGATCCGGAAGACCAGCCGCTGCAGGTGCTCGATGCCGCGCAGCACCGGTGCGCCGGCCGCGCCCATCGCCTGCAGCGCGAAGCCGGCCAGCAGGGCGACCAGCAGGGTCTGCAGGACCTGGCCCTGGGTGAGCGCGGAGACCAGGGTGTTCGGGATGATCCCGAGCAGGAAGTCACTGGCGCCGGTCGCCTGGCCGGCCGCCGCCTGGGCATGGCCCGCCTTGGCGAGCGCCGCGGTGAGGTGCAGTCCGGAGCCGGGTTCCAGCAGGTTGCCGACGACCAGGCCGAGGCCCAGCGCGATGGTGGAGGTCACCAGGAAGTAGCCCAGGGCCAGGCCGCCGACCCGGCCGACGCTGGCGGCCTTGCTCACCGAACCGACGCCCAGCACGATCGTGCAGAAGATCACCGGGCTGATCATCATCTTGATCAGGTTCACGAATCCGGTGCCGACCGGCTTGAGGCCGACCGCGAACCCCGGCGCCAGCAACCCGACCAGGATGCCCGCGAGGACCGCGGCCAGCACCGCGAGATAGAGGTACTGGGTGCGGTCGGTCGCCCGTCTGGTCCGGTCGCTCCGGTCCGTACTGATGATCGCCATGGCTGTCGGCTCCTTTGCCTCGCTGCGGCCCACGGGGGGACGGGCCGCTCCGACTATCGGCGGCGGGCGTGACGACGGTCACGTTTGCGTTCATAGAGTTCACGAGGGCCGGACCGGCCCCGATCGGCGCCCGAGCAGCGGCCCGTCGGTCCGAGGCCGCCCGGACCAGGGCCTCTCGTGAGGGAGGCGCTAAGGCAGACTGTCCGCCATGCCGCGCCCACCCCGTCCCACCCGACCACCCGGCAGCGCCCCGCCCGCCGCCGGCCGGCGCCGCCGCCGGCTGCCGCGCAGCCTGGCGGGCCAGCTGTTCTCCGTGCAGATCGTGATCGTGGCCGCCGTGGTGGCCGGATGCGCGGTGCTGGCGTACCTGGGCGCCGGGGAGCGGGCCGAGCAGAGCGCGCGCCGCCAGGTGACCGCCGCCGCGCGGGCGGTGGCGGACTCGCCGTCGGTGCGGGCGGCGATCGTCGGCCCCGACCCGACGGCGGTGCTCCAGCCGTACGCCGAGCAGGTCAGGGCGGACAGCGGGGTGGACTTCGTGACCGTGCTGGACACCCACGGGATCCGGCTCGCGCACCGCGACCCGGCGCAGATCGGCAAGCCGTACCTCGGGCACATCGGGCAGGCGCTGGCGGGGGAGACCTTCACCGAGACCTACACCGGCACGCTCGGCCCCTCGCTGCGGGTGATCACCCCCGTGCGGGACGACAGCGGACAGGTGATCGGGCTGGTCAGCTCCGGCATCACGCTGCAGTCGATCAGCGAGCAGCTGCGCGGACCGCTGCTGGCCCTGGTCGGCGTCGCGCTGGCCGCGCTCGCCCTCGGCGGCCTGGGCACCTACCTGGCCAACGCCCGGCTGCGCCGGCACACCCACGGCATGGGCGCCGCCGAGCTGAGCCACCTGTACGAGTACCACCAGGCGACCCTGCACGCGGTGCGCGAGGGCCTGGTGCTGCTCGACCCGGCCGGGCGGGTGGTGCTCTGCAACGACGCGGCGCGCGAGCTGCTGGACCTGGACGAGGACGTCGAGGGCCGGCCGTTCGCCGACCTCGAACT from Kitasatospora sp. NBC_01250 includes these protein-coding regions:
- a CDS encoding cation:dicarboxylate symporter family transporter, with product MAIISTDRSDRTRRATDRTQYLYLAVLAAVLAGILVGLLAPGFAVGLKPVGTGFVNLIKMMISPVIFCTIVLGVGSVSKAASVGRVGGLALGYFLVTSTIALGLGLVVGNLLEPGSGLHLTAALAKAGHAQAAAGQATGASDFLLGIIPNTLVSALTQGQVLQTLLVALLAGFALQAMGAAGAPVLRGIEHLQRLVFRIMSMIMWVAPIGAFGAMAAVVGATGTAALKSLAVIMIGFYLTCVLFVVVVLGLLLRLVAGVNVLALLRYLGREFLLILSTSSSESALPRLIAKLEHLGVSRPVVGITVPTGYSFNLDGTAIYLTMSSIFISQAMDRPMSLGQQLSLLVFMVIASKGAAGVTGAGLATLAGGLQSHRPELVDGVGLIVGIDRFMSEARALTNFAGNAVAAVLIGHWTKELDHGQLHRVLSGQAPFDELLLADAADAPVAAPRADPADPQPAGV